A part of Desulfobacter sp. genomic DNA contains:
- a CDS encoding MFS transporter has product MTTKFNSPRVSLIAFAHFAHDLYTSFLSPLMPLIIEKLSLTLSQAGLLSTVMQIPALANPFIGLFADNRGLARWLVILAPTLTALPMSFMGLAPSYGTLLVLVFFAGISVALFHVPAPVLVARYSGNFKGRGMAFFMTGGELARTLGPMIAVAAVSLLGLPNFHFVLVLALVTSVMLFLTLEPAGEQTSLKRRGSLKAAYKEIRHVLDPLTGILAARAFMHGSMGMFLTVYVEQHTGSLWLGGAALALYEALGVAGILSAGTLSDRLGRQRVLFWALVTAPTAILLFVLTSGLFQVLMLLLTGFAVLSTTPVMLALIQENAPENPSAANGLFMMVSFAVRSLAVVLAGALGDAFGLDNMFIISAVAGFGALPFLLKLKKITK; this is encoded by the coding sequence ATGACGACTAAATTCAACTCCCCGCGGGTTTCCCTGATCGCCTTTGCCCATTTTGCCCATGATCTGTACACCAGTTTCCTTTCTCCCCTGATGCCCCTGATCATTGAAAAACTTTCCCTGACCCTTAGCCAGGCAGGGCTGCTTTCCACGGTGATGCAGATTCCGGCGCTGGCCAATCCCTTTATCGGGCTTTTTGCCGACAACCGGGGACTGGCCCGGTGGCTGGTTATCCTTGCCCCCACGCTGACGGCCCTTCCCATGAGTTTTATGGGGCTGGCCCCCTCCTACGGGACGCTGCTGGTCCTGGTCTTTTTTGCCGGGATTTCCGTGGCCCTGTTCCATGTGCCGGCACCGGTGCTGGTGGCCCGGTATTCCGGTAATTTCAAGGGCCGGGGCATGGCCTTTTTCATGACCGGCGGGGAACTGGCCCGGACCCTGGGGCCCATGATCGCCGTGGCGGCCGTCTCCCTTTTGGGACTGCCCAACTTCCATTTTGTACTGGTACTGGCCCTGGTCACCTCGGTGATGCTGTTTCTGACCCTGGAACCGGCCGGGGAACAGACCTCTCTGAAGCGGCGGGGGTCTTTAAAGGCGGCCTATAAGGAAATTCGCCATGTGCTGGATCCCCTTACCGGAATTCTGGCAGCCCGGGCCTTTATGCACGGCTCCATGGGGATGTTCCTCACGGTGTACGTGGAGCAGCATACGGGCAGCCTCTGGCTGGGCGGGGCGGCACTGGCCCTGTATGAAGCCCTGGGGGTGGCCGGGATTCTCTCCGCCGGCACCCTTTCCGACCGCCTGGGACGGCAGCGGGTGCTCTTCTGGGCCCTGGTCACGGCGCCGACGGCCATTTTATTATTTGTATTAACCTCAGGGTTATTTCAGGTGCTCATGCTGCTGCTGACCGGGTTTGCCGTGCTCTCCACCACCCCTGTGATGCTGGCCCTGATCCAGGAGAACGCCCCGGAGAATCCGTCGGCGGCCAACGGACTGTTTATGATGGTCTCCTTTGCCGTGCGGTCCCTGGCCGTTGTGCTGGCAGGGGCCCTGGGGGATGCCTTCGGCCTGGACAATATGTTTATTATCTCGGCTGTGGCAGGGTTTGGCGCACTGCCCTTTTTGCTGAAACTTAAGAAAATAACAAAATAA
- the surE gene encoding 5'/3'-nucleotidase SurE, with product MKILITNDDGYRAPGILALYRALARDHEVVLAAPDRERSAIGHGITLNRPLKYDRVDLNGGGSGYAVAGTPADCVKLALFEFYKEGSPDLVVSGVNAGSNTGININYSGTAGAAREAALNGITAIAVSIQYGDVMDFKGTAGYVASMADKVCTMGLPPGVFLNINVPCLPLGDTRGARVTRQADNNLAVELDRRTDPRGRTYFWYGGMLPVRPENDTDNDALLDSYISITPIQCDMTAYPVMAELEQTGF from the coding sequence ATGAAAATTCTGATCACAAATGACGACGGGTACCGGGCACCGGGCATCCTGGCCCTGTACCGGGCGCTGGCCCGGGACCATGAGGTGGTCCTGGCGGCACCGGACCGGGAGCGCAGCGCCATCGGCCACGGCATCACCCTGAACCGGCCTTTAAAGTATGACCGGGTGGACCTCAACGGCGGGGGCAGCGGATACGCGGTGGCGGGTACGCCGGCGGACTGCGTCAAACTGGCATTGTTCGAATTTTATAAGGAGGGCTCCCCGGACCTGGTGGTGTCGGGGGTCAATGCCGGCTCCAACACCGGCATCAACATCAACTATTCGGGTACGGCCGGGGCGGCCAGGGAGGCGGCCCTGAACGGGATCACCGCCATTGCGGTATCCATCCAGTACGGGGATGTCATGGATTTTAAAGGCACGGCCGGTTATGTGGCATCCATGGCGGACAAGGTCTGCACCATGGGGCTGCCCCCGGGTGTATTTCTCAATATTAACGTACCCTGTCTCCCCCTGGGCGACACCCGGGGCGCCCGCGTCACCCGCCAGGCCGACAATAACCTGGCCGTGGAACTTGACCGGAGGACGGATCCCAGGGGACGGACTTATTTCTGGTACGGCGGGATGCTCCCGGTCCGGCCGGAAAACGATACGGATAACGATGCCCTGCTGGACAGCTATATTTCCATCACCCCCATTCAATGCGATATGACCGCTTACCCGGTCATGGCTGAACTTGAACAAACCGGATTCTGA
- a CDS encoding PAS domain-containing protein, producing MVARKEFRQMAKTFMEVIHSETGYDVVIYDRAGRIVQATDGSRVGHIHAGAAEMIQKEESEISITAEQARDNAMVREGYSRRIVIDGKILGGFGITGPLTVTRPLGRISAKILESWIDEFILYTELENRVKERTLILNQEIEAKKAVEKVLRENQARFEAFTRAIPDILFVFDEDGRYVEIFTASDDLLVIDPEDLKGKLIQDVLPQDAARIHHESIRKVAKTGKGQFFEYKLKVPKGLRWFESRTALIRGIDDGKRLIASSVRDITRRKRAETEVREKAKLDVVIETAGGVCHEFNQPLQIIAGACDLLTTYPDLDPEITRIIAKISDQVERMGKLNKNLMNITAYKTKAYMESKIIDIQKSIKE from the coding sequence ATGGTGGCCAGGAAAGAATTCCGGCAGATGGCAAAAACATTCATGGAGGTGATTCATTCGGAGACCGGGTATGATGTGGTGATTTACGACAGGGCGGGGCGGATTGTCCAGGCCACGGACGGATCCCGGGTGGGGCATATACACGCCGGCGCCGCAGAGATGATTCAAAAAGAGGAAAGCGAAATTTCCATTACAGCCGAACAGGCCCGTGACAATGCCATGGTCCGGGAGGGGTACAGCCGCAGAATCGTCATCGACGGAAAAATTCTCGGGGGCTTCGGCATTACAGGCCCGCTGACGGTCACCCGGCCCCTGGGGCGGATTTCGGCAAAAATTCTTGAGTCCTGGATTGATGAATTTATCCTCTACACTGAACTGGAAAACCGGGTGAAGGAACGAACCCTGATCCTGAACCAGGAAATTGAAGCAAAAAAGGCGGTGGAAAAGGTGCTCCGGGAGAATCAGGCCCGGTTTGAGGCCTTTACCCGGGCGATTCCAGATATCCTGTTCGTATTTGACGAGGACGGCCGCTATGTGGAAATTTTCACGGCCTCCGATGACCTGCTGGTGATTGATCCGGAGGATTTAAAGGGAAAACTTATCCAGGATGTCCTGCCCCAGGACGCGGCCCGGATCCACCATGAGTCCATCCGGAAAGTGGCAAAAACCGGCAAGGGACAGTTCTTTGAGTATAAACTGAAAGTGCCCAAGGGGCTTCGATGGTTTGAGAGCCGGACCGCCCTGATACGGGGCATTGATGACGGGAAACGGCTGATTGCTTCTTCGGTCAGGGATATTACCCGGCGAAAAAGGGCTGAAACAGAGGTCCGTGAAAAGGCAAAGCTTGATGTGGTCATTGAAACGGCCGGGGGAGTCTGCCATGAATTCAACCAGCCCCTGCAGATCATCGCTGGCGCCTGCGACCTGCTGACCACCTATCCGGATCTGGATCCCGAAATCACCCGGATTATTGCTAAGATTTCCGACCAGGTCGAGCGAATGGGAAAACTGAATAAGAATCTCATGAACATCACGGCCTACAAAACAAAAGCGTATATGGAATCCAAGATTATCGACATTCAAAAATCAATCAAAGAATAG
- the hisC gene encoding histidinol-phosphate transaminase, translating to MTEQKKPPFDFPSLAREHVAEMAPYIPGKPILEVREEFGLGRVVKLSSNECPFDLPPGLAKTLAGSVNAGNRYPDALCRRLRAKVAAKLNLGETNLIFGNGAEECIRLVAQIFLNHGDGAIIPTPIFDAYSVATRLMGAREICLPLKGCRIDLEAVLDACATHDRVKLVWLCSPSNPTGDLLKKAELDDFLARLPQNIMVVLDEAYAEFVTDPEAAHTEDYLGTDPRIIGLRTFSKAYGLAGFRVGYIVAQPGVIDLVNNVKLPFNVNFQALAAAEYMLDEQVFARNHVDLVVREREFMHQELVKRGMEVPPSQASFLFVKLPAALKKNGVDIFKALLPKGFIVRPGTAFGVPEYFRMSLGTREDNLAFLQEFDKLLSV from the coding sequence ATGACGGAACAAAAAAAACCACCCTTTGATTTCCCTTCCCTTGCCAGGGAACATGTTGCGGAAATGGCCCCTTATATCCCGGGCAAACCCATTCTTGAAGTCCGTGAAGAATTCGGCCTGGGCCGTGTGGTAAAACTGTCATCCAATGAATGCCCCTTTGATCTGCCCCCGGGGCTGGCCAAGACCCTGGCCGGCTCGGTGAACGCCGGCAACCGTTACCCGGACGCCCTCTGCCGCAGGCTGCGGGCCAAGGTGGCGGCAAAATTAAACCTGGGGGAAACCAACCTGATCTTCGGCAACGGGGCGGAAGAATGCATCCGCCTGGTTGCACAGATCTTTTTGAACCACGGGGATGGCGCCATCATTCCCACCCCCATTTTCGATGCCTATTCCGTGGCCACCCGGCTCATGGGCGCCCGGGAGATCTGCCTGCCGCTCAAAGGCTGCCGCATTGATCTGGAGGCAGTTTTGGACGCCTGCGCCACCCATGACCGGGTCAAACTGGTCTGGCTCTGTTCCCCCTCCAACCCCACCGGGGACCTGCTGAAAAAGGCGGAACTGGACGATTTCCTGGCCCGGCTGCCCCAAAATATCATGGTGGTCCTGGACGAGGCCTATGCCGAATTTGTCACCGATCCCGAAGCGGCCCATACAGAGGATTACCTGGGCACCGATCCCAGGATCATCGGGCTGCGCACCTTTTCCAAGGCATACGGCCTGGCCGGATTCCGTGTGGGTTATATTGTTGCCCAGCCCGGGGTCATCGACCTGGTCAACAATGTCAAACTCCCCTTTAACGTAAACTTCCAGGCCCTGGCCGCAGCCGAATACATGCTGGATGAGCAGGTCTTTGCCCGGAACCATGTGGACCTGGTGGTGCGGGAACGCGAATTCATGCACCAGGAACTGGTGAAACGGGGCATGGAGGTGCCGCCCTCCCAGGCCAGTTTCCTCTTTGTCAAACTGCCGGCGGCGCTGAAAAAAAACGGGGTGGACATTTTTAAGGCATTGCTGCCCAAAGGCTTCATTGTCAGGCCCGGCACGGCCTTTGGCGTTCCCGAATATTTCAGGATGTCCCTGGGCACCCGTGAAGATAATCTGGCTTTTTTGCAGGAATTTGATAAACTCCTGTCGGTTTAA
- a CDS encoding amino acid ABC transporter substrate-binding protein, with amino-acid sequence MKKIVSLVLALGLCLAVNATAADKIVVGTSADYPPYEFTDASGNFVGFDMDLVRAIGEKMGKKIKIVDMGFDTLIAALQKEKIDVVIAAMQATPERAKKVDFSTVYRTIADALLVKNGSDIKLTSVYDQAAYKVGGQTGTIQEKWIMDNLVKTGKLPKENYFSYERVDNAAMDLKAGRIDVLHIQSDPATELAKKNGLKIALISKEAIAGGQSLAVTKGNKALLDEINKAIEALKADGTMDKLTKKYNLL; translated from the coding sequence ATGAAAAAAATTGTAAGTCTGGTATTGGCTTTAGGCCTCTGTCTGGCAGTGAACGCAACTGCCGCCGACAAAATTGTTGTCGGCACCTCTGCGGATTACCCTCCCTATGAATTCACCGACGCCTCTGGCAACTTTGTGGGGTTCGACATGGACCTGGTCCGTGCCATCGGTGAAAAAATGGGCAAAAAGATCAAAATTGTGGACATGGGTTTCGACACCCTGATCGCCGCCCTGCAGAAAGAAAAGATCGACGTGGTCATCGCTGCCATGCAGGCCACCCCCGAAAGAGCCAAAAAGGTTGATTTTTCAACCGTATACCGCACCATTGCCGATGCCCTGCTGGTAAAAAATGGTTCTGACATCAAACTGACATCCGTATATGACCAGGCCGCCTACAAGGTAGGCGGGCAGACCGGCACCATCCAGGAAAAATGGATCATGGACAACCTGGTGAAAACCGGCAAACTGCCCAAGGAAAACTATTTTTCCTATGAACGGGTGGACAATGCCGCCATGGACCTGAAAGCCGGCCGTATCGACGTGCTGCACATCCAGTCCGATCCCGCCACCGAGCTGGCCAAGAAAAACGGCCTGAAAATCGCCCTGATCTCCAAGGAAGCCATTGCCGGCGGCCAGAGCCTGGCGGTAACCAAGGGCAACAAAGCACTGCTGGACGAAATTAACAAGGCCATCGAAGCACTCAAAGCCGACGGCACCATGGACAAACTTACGAAAAAATACAACCTTTTGTAA
- a CDS encoding amino acid ABC transporter permease — translation MMKFLIPGLGVTISVTAIALAIGCLFGAVMAVMRVYGGPVAKTVGTTYSIVIRAVPVIVIIFILFFVISEFIDLTPFMSGAFALGFASGAYQTEIFRGAILSIPPGQMRAARGIGMGRGQAIRCIILPQAFRVAIPSLINEISLVLKDSSLVFVIGVPELLRRAQYASASTMEPLLAFGCAAVFYMAMTLTLSKMLEAVEKKFAVNF, via the coding sequence ATGATGAAATTCCTCATCCCGGGCCTGGGCGTGACCATTTCCGTCACGGCCATCGCCCTGGCCATCGGCTGCCTATTCGGTGCGGTCATGGCCGTGATGCGGGTCTACGGCGGCCCCGTCGCAAAGACCGTCGGTACGACATATAGTATTGTCATCCGTGCAGTGCCGGTGATCGTCATCATTTTTATCCTCTTTTTTGTGATTTCCGAATTCATTGATCTCACCCCCTTCATGTCCGGGGCCTTTGCCCTGGGATTTGCCTCGGGTGCATACCAGACGGAAATCTTCAGGGGCGCCATTCTATCCATCCCACCGGGACAGATGCGGGCGGCGCGGGGCATCGGCATGGGCCGGGGCCAGGCCATCCGCTGCATCATCCTGCCCCAGGCCTTCAGGGTGGCCATCCCCTCCCTGATCAATGAAATCTCCCTGGTGCTCAAGGATTCCTCCCTGGTATTTGTCATCGGCGTACCTGAATTATTGCGCCGGGCCCAGTACGCCTCCGCCTCCACCATGGAACCCCTTCTGGCCTTCGGCTGCGCCGCTGTTTTTTACATGGCCATGACACTTACCTTGAGCAAAATGCTGGAGGCGGTTGAAAAAAAATTCGCCGTAAATTTTTAA